One genomic window of Solanum dulcamara chromosome 10, daSolDulc1.2, whole genome shotgun sequence includes the following:
- the LOC129871527 gene encoding E3 ubiquitin-protein ligase ATL9-like produces the protein MAALTRCFFLFYKVYPILFCSWILQVVRFMLLASIVFWNSCRYAIAYYKYKEMFNKKSCKFVFRRKKRVESIGQGSLDCAICLSEFEHGERGRKLETCKHIFHENCLEKWLMQKDIKASCPLCRSVIISEEIKEEYRKLEDEGKRDHSFEKELALLLLSILNRGYCHCSFSPF, from the coding sequence ATGGCAGCTCTCACTAgatgtttctttcttttctacAAAGTGTATCCCATTTTGTTTTGTTCATGGATTCTTCAAGTGGTAAGGTTCATGCTATTGGCTAGTATTGTATTTTGGAACTCGTGTAGATACGCAATCGCTTATTACAAGTACAAAGAAATGTTTAACAAGAAGAGTTGTAAATTTGTGTTTAGAAGAAAGAAGCGTGTTGAGTCCATCGGTCAAGGGTCACTTGATTGTGCAATATGCTTATCAGAATTTGAGCATGGAGAAAGGGGGAGAAAATTGGAAACTTGCAAACACATATTCCATGAAAACTGCTTGGAGAAATGGCTAATGCAGAAGGATATAAAAGCAAGTTGTCCACTTTGTAGGAGTGTGATTATATCAGAGGAAATAAAGGAAGAGTATCGAAAACTAGAAGATGAAGGAAAAAGGGATCATAGCTTTGAGAAAGAGCTAGCTCTTCTCTTGTTATCTATCTTGAACAGAGGATATTGCCATTGTAGTTTTTCCCCTTTTTGA